Below is a window of Streptomyces sp. ITFR-16 DNA.
GATCCCGCCACCCTGACCCACCAGGCCGAGGACGCCTTCTTCTCCGGCGGCGCCGCGAAGGCCACCACCGCGAGCGGCTACGAGGGCAGCGCCTATCTCTCCGGCTTCACCACCACCGGGGCCCGCACGGTCTTCTCCGTCGACACCCCCGGGGCGGACACCTATCCGCTGACCGTCCGCTACCGCACCCCGGACAGCGCCGCCGCCACCGTCACCCTGCTCGCCGACAACACCACCGTCCGCCGGCTCACCCTGCCCGGCACCGACGGCGCCTGGGCCACCGCCGCCACCGACGTCCCCCTGCACGCCGCGCTCAACACCCTCACCCTGCGCACGGCCTCCGGCGACAACGGGAACTACCAGCTCGACGGCATCGCCGTCACCGGCTCCACCCCGTCCGCGACCCGTGGCGCCACCCTCCCGTACACCGCGTACGAGGCCGAGAGCGGCACCACCAACGCCTCTGTCACCGGCCCCGACCGCACCTACCTCACCGTTCCGTCCGAGGCCTCCGGCCGCAGGGCCGTCGTCCTCGACGAGACCGGCGACTACGTCCGCCTCACCCTGACGAAGCCCGCCAACGCGCTGACCCTGCGCTACTCCCTGCCGGACAACGCGGCCGGCACCGGCACCGACGCCACGCTCAGCGTCTACGCCGACGGCAGCGAGCTCGAAGACCTGGCGCTCAGCTCCAAGTACAGCTGGGTCTACGGCGGTTACCCCTACACCAACGACCCCTCCCAGGGCTCCGGACACCACTTCTTCGACGAGACCCACGCGCTGCTGCCCCGGGAACTGCCCGCCGGCACCGTCCTCACGTTCCAGAAGGACGCCGGCGACACCGCCGCCTCCTACACCCTGGACCTCGTCGAGACCGAGACCGCCCCGGCCGCGCTCACCATGCCCGCCACCGGCTTCGTCTCCGCCACCACCCTCGGCGTCACCCCGGACGACGGGACCGACGACACCTCCGCCCTCAACGCCGCCGTGGCCACCGCCACCGCCCAGGGCAAGGGGCTCTGGCTGCCCTCCGGTACGTACGACATCTCCGGGCACATCGACCTCGCCGGGGCAGACCTGCGCGGCGCCGGCCCCTGGCACACCGTGCTGCGCGGCAGGAACGGCAAGGGCGGGCTCTTCGGCCGGGGCGGCACCAGCACCGTCCAGGACCTGATGATCGCCGGGGACGCCACCTACCGCGACGACGCGAACTTCGACGCGGCGGTCGAGGGCGACTTCGGCAACGGCTCGACCCTGCAGAACCTCTGGATCGAGCACACCAAGGTCGGCCTCTGGACCGACGCCCCGACCACCGGCCTCCTTGCCACCGGGCTGCGCATCCGCGACACCTTCGCGGACGGCGTCAACCTCCACAAGGGCACCGCGGGCAGCGAGGTGACGCAGTCCAGCATCCGCAACACCGGGGATGACGGACTCGCGATGTTCTCCGAGGCCCAGGCCGTCACGGACTGCGCGTTCCGCTTCAACACCGTGCAGCTCCCGCTGCTGGCCAACACGGCCGCCGTCTACGGCGGCCACGCCAACCGGGTCGAGGACAACCTCCTCGCCGACACCGTCACCGGCTCCGCCGGCATCGCGATCAGCAGCCGGTTCGCGCCCGTGCCCTTCAGCGGCACCACCTCCGTGCAGCGCAACACCCTGACCCGCACGGGCGGCTACGAGCCCAACTGGCAGAGCAGGCTCGGCGCGCTCTGGATCTACGCCGACTCCTCCGACATCACCGCACCCGTCCTGCTGAAGGACAACGACGTACTCGACAGCACCTACAGCGGCCTCCTCGTCAGCTGGCAGAAGAACGTCGCCGCCCTCACCGTCGACGGACTGAGGATCGACGGCGCCGGCGCCTACGGCATCGAGATCGACTCGGAGGGCGCCGGCACCTTCTCCGGCGTCACCGTCAGCGGCGCCACCGACGGCGGGCTCTCCGCCGCGGGCGGCTTCGCGATCACCCGAGGCACCGGCAACACCGGCTGGTAGCCCCGACCGGTGCGGGCGGGCCGCCCCGACGGCGGCCCGCCCGCACCACCCCCTTACCGAGCAAGGAGTCTCAGTGACCCACTGGTGGCGGCACGCCGCGATCTACCAGATCTACGTACGCAGCTTCGCGGACGGCGACGGGGACGGCACCGGCGACCTCGCCGGGGTCCGCAGCCGGCTGCCGTATCTGCGGGAACTCGGCGTGGACGCCCTGTGGTTCAACCCCTGGTACGCGTCCCCGATGGCCGACGGCGGCTATGACGTTGCCGACTACCGCGCCATCGACCCGCTCTTCGGCACCCTCGACGAGGCCGAGCGGCTGATCACCGAGGCGCACGGACACGGGCTGCGGGTGCTCGTCGACCTCGTCCCCAACCACTGCTCCGACCGGCACCCCTGGTTCCGGGACGCGCTCGCCGCAGGTCCCGGCTCGCCCGAACGGGCCCGCTTCTGGTTCGTCCCCGGCCGGGGGGAGAGCGGCGAACTGCCGCCCAACGACTGGACCTCGTACTTCGGCGGCAGCGCCTGGACACGGATCACCGAGGCGGACGGCAGCGCGGGCCCCTGGTACCTGCACATGTTCGCGCCCGAGCAGCCCGATCTGAACTGGGAACACCCCGAGGTGCGCGCCGAGTTCGAGGACATCCTGCGGTTCTGGCTGGACCGGGGCGTGGACGGCTTCCGGATCGACGTCGCGCACGGGCTGGCCAAGAAGCCCGGACTGCCCGACGTCGGCCCCGACCCCGACCTCACCGACCTCCCCTACCAGGACTGCGACGCCGTCCACGACATCTACCGCTCCTGGCGCAAGATCCTCGACAGCTACGAGGGCGACCGGACGTTCGTCGGCGAGGTCTGGCTGCCGTCCGCCGAGCAGACGGCCCGCTATCTGCGCCCGGACGAGCTGCACTCCGCGTTCAACTTCGACTTCCTGTGCTGCGCGTGGGACGCGGAGGCGCTGCGGGCCGTCATCGATTCCACGTTCGCCGGGCACGCGCCGGTGGGGGCGCCCGCGACCTGGGTGCTGTCCAACCACGACACGATCCGCCATGTCACGCGGTACGGGCGGGCGGACACCTCGTTCGACATGGGCGACAAGCGGCTGCTCGACCCGAGCGACACCGCACTCGGCCGCCGCCGGGCGCGGGCCGCGGCGCTGCTGACGCTGGCCCTGCCGGGCGGGGTGTACGTGTACCAGGGCGACGAACTCGGGCTGCCGGAGGTGCGGGACCTGCCGGACGCGCTCCTCCAGGACCCCACGTTCGTCCGCTCCGGCGGGACGGACCGGGGCCGTGACGGCTGCCGTATCCCGCTGCCGTGGGAGGCGGGCGGCCCGTCGCTCGGCTTCTCCCCGGCGGGCGCGGACGCGCCGTGGCTGCCGCAGCCGGCGGACTGGGCGGCGCTGAGCGTGTCGGCGCAGGAGGGTGCGCCGGACTCCTTCCTCACGCTCTACCGCACCGCGCTGGCTCTGCGCCGGGCCCGGCTGACCGCGCTCCCGGAGGAGCTGGCCTGGGTGGACGCGGGTCCTGACACGGTGTGCTTCGACCGGGGCGAGGCGTTTCGCTGCGTGGTGAACCTGGGCGGTCCGGTACCGCTTCCGCGGGATGCGCGGGTGCTGCTGGCGAGTTCACCGCTGGACGAGCCGGGGGTGCTGCCGCGCGACACGGCGGTGTGGCTGGAGCGGTAGGCGCCGCCGGCGCCGGACGGGCTGAAAGATATCCTCAATCGCCGGACGGGCTTGATTTTGCCGCCTGTCCGGCCACATCAAGCCTGTCCGGCGATTGAGG
It encodes the following:
- a CDS encoding glycoside hydrolase family 13 protein, which codes for MTHWWRHAAIYQIYVRSFADGDGDGTGDLAGVRSRLPYLRELGVDALWFNPWYASPMADGGYDVADYRAIDPLFGTLDEAERLITEAHGHGLRVLVDLVPNHCSDRHPWFRDALAAGPGSPERARFWFVPGRGESGELPPNDWTSYFGGSAWTRITEADGSAGPWYLHMFAPEQPDLNWEHPEVRAEFEDILRFWLDRGVDGFRIDVAHGLAKKPGLPDVGPDPDLTDLPYQDCDAVHDIYRSWRKILDSYEGDRTFVGEVWLPSAEQTARYLRPDELHSAFNFDFLCCAWDAEALRAVIDSTFAGHAPVGAPATWVLSNHDTIRHVTRYGRADTSFDMGDKRLLDPSDTALGRRRARAAALLTLALPGGVYVYQGDELGLPEVRDLPDALLQDPTFVRSGGTDRGRDGCRIPLPWEAGGPSLGFSPAGADAPWLPQPADWAALSVSAQEGAPDSFLTLYRTALALRRARLTALPEELAWVDAGPDTVCFDRGEAFRCVVNLGGPVPLPRDARVLLASSPLDEPGVLPRDTAVWLER
- a CDS encoding CBM35 domain-containing protein; protein product: MSPAPGKRSHTHAHTSSRPLRTVLPLLLAMLGALLYGATAATAAQAAGTVLEAESAQLSGGAAVSTEHPGYTGSGFVGGFTDANKGTASVAFTVHSEAAGAGSLALRYANGTTAAMTLSLYVNGDRVRQVSLPATANWDTWATHEEAVTYRAGDNTVAWTFTASDSGNVNLDNATPDTPAPTGPGDPATLTHQAEDAFFSGGAAKATTASGYEGSAYLSGFTTTGARTVFSVDTPGADTYPLTVRYRTPDSAAATVTLLADNTTVRRLTLPGTDGAWATAATDVPLHAALNTLTLRTASGDNGNYQLDGIAVTGSTPSATRGATLPYTAYEAESGTTNASVTGPDRTYLTVPSEASGRRAVVLDETGDYVRLTLTKPANALTLRYSLPDNAAGTGTDATLSVYADGSELEDLALSSKYSWVYGGYPYTNDPSQGSGHHFFDETHALLPRELPAGTVLTFQKDAGDTAASYTLDLVETETAPAALTMPATGFVSATTLGVTPDDGTDDTSALNAAVATATAQGKGLWLPSGTYDISGHIDLAGADLRGAGPWHTVLRGRNGKGGLFGRGGTSTVQDLMIAGDATYRDDANFDAAVEGDFGNGSTLQNLWIEHTKVGLWTDAPTTGLLATGLRIRDTFADGVNLHKGTAGSEVTQSSIRNTGDDGLAMFSEAQAVTDCAFRFNTVQLPLLANTAAVYGGHANRVEDNLLADTVTGSAGIAISSRFAPVPFSGTTSVQRNTLTRTGGYEPNWQSRLGALWIYADSSDITAPVLLKDNDVLDSTYSGLLVSWQKNVAALTVDGLRIDGAGAYGIEIDSEGAGTFSGVTVSGATDGGLSAAGGFAITRGTGNTGW